AGCATCATTGACTCAGGTCCTCTCTCACTCAGCAGCTGACGGTGCTGGGCAGCTGTTTGCTCACAAAGTCTGAGATGAAGTCAAACTCGTTCTGGCCCAGGAAGAGTTCGGGCAGCTCCTGAATGCGGTCCAGGCCCAGCTCCATGACCAGGGACGTCAAAACCTCCTCGTCAATCATGTCTGCGTCCATGCCGTTCAAGGCTAGTGCCGGCCCAGCCATCTGCTGCATGTTAGCCAGCTGGGCCGGGCCAATGCGGTACTGGGCTGCCCCGTTGCCCATGTGGTTGCTGTTCATGGGCCCCAGTGGATGTCCGTGATACTGGGTGTTGAGTTTTTGCAGATGCATGCTGGCCATGAGCTGCTGGGACGTGAGACCACCATTCATATACTGCTGTTGTTGCTGTGGGTGCTGCTGGGCCTGCTGTTGCTGGCTCATGTGATGGTGCTGGGGGTGGTGTTGCTGCTGGGCCTGCCCGTTGTTGTACATTATGTTACCAGACGTCATTTGGTGGTGGCCCATCTGAGCCCCGTTGAGCTGTCCGTTCACGGGCCCCACCATGCCTTGCCGCTGCCTCATGGCCACCTCCATGGTGGCCTGCTGCTGAGGTCCCCCGCCGTAGTGCATCATCTGGCCATTGGGCAGGGCTCGGAGGCCAGGCTGAGGCACCACGTGCTGCTGGTGGCCTGCCTGCAGGCCTCCGTTCATGCCCATTCTGTAGCCGTGGAGGCCCCCACCCACAGAGCTGTGGTTCATGGGCATCATTAGATGATCTGCCATGGCTCCTGTCTTTGAGCATAGAGGAAACACAGTTAAAGCGATGCAGTTGATTTTCAACCCCTCATGTAGGTAGGTAGAAGTCCAATGAGCATGCAGTAGCCTACATTTGGCACGATTGAAACCAATTAGTGAATAGGACATATGACTTGGCTGCACTAGAGGAACCTGTCTGGATGCATAAGAGCAGTTTGTGGCAGTTCGTGTAGAAAAACGGGTTGATTTGGCAACAAGACAATTTATTTCGATATATGAGGTTTGAGAAATATTGTTACGCAATATTATTTCCTGGAAATATGTAGCCTACAATGTCCTAAACTGGCAGAGTGAAACCACAGGAGACGCTTCCTATTCAAGAACCGCTGGGTTTGTGCTCTTTTCGCGAACACTAGAAAGCCTTTCCATGTCTTCCTCAGCGTCACTGCAAATACTCCTTTGTGCCTTGCCGATTGAAACACAGGTAGGCTAATTATCAACCTTGTTACCTTTAAAACTAGATATTCGATTGATTTAACAGATTATAAAATGCGTCTCGGTTAGTGATGCATTAATTATAatttggtttatattccctcCACAGTGCACATCAAACACAATGAAACCAGCTCGGTTATTTTATGCACGTTGCAACAAAGAAGCGATACATTGGCATTATTCATTCTCCAACAACTGTAGCCTATATTATATGGTTGTTCAAATTTAGGATTGCTTCCCAAATTCAATGCATAACATCCATTACGTCTACGACCTCCTCCCTTTGTTAATACACACCACTATTTTATTTCAATCAAATATTTCTAGCCTACAATTGCATTGCTGATTAATTATTCCCATACTCCTAAAAACAACGAAAAGGCAAACAATGGATCAGCAACCCCAAGACCTTCACACAAACGCCAGACAGCGAATTCTACAATAAATGCATTAAAACAAACACGTACCCGTATCTACTCGGATTAAAATTCAGGGATTTTGCTACTGCTACGTTTTATTTGAGTTTTGCACTGCAAAGCGAAGTGTCTCCAGATTACAGTATGTATTCCACAGGGTTGCGCTTCATGCTCAAGCAGGGCCGATGCACAGATTGCCGCATCAGATCTTGAAACAACTGCCTATTTTCTGGGTCAACTCAGGGATTATACATCTAAAAAAAAACTCAGGGGAggcatggggggagagagaggtggagctaCGGTTGCCTCTCCTTTGTTCCGATTGGTCTCTACTTGATATAGTTGTGCATGTGCATAGAAAAAAGGAGTGGAGTACTGTGACACACTAGCCAATTTGAATACCCCACCCCtctgtatttttttaataatCAATGATTCTCCCATAGAGAATGacagaggcctctagtggccagtTTTAGTATGGGCAATGCCATTGAGGATGTCCATGCTTctgccattttaaagtagtcaactttttatttaactaggcaagtcagttaagaacaatttcttatttacaatgacagcctaccccggccaacccaGTACTAcattgggccaattgtacgccaccctatgggaccccaatcacggccagatgtgatacagcctggattcgaaccagggactgcagtgacacctcttgcactgagatgcagtgcctaagactGCTGCAGCACTCTGGAGCCTATTGCTATGGTTTCTCCCCTTCTCTGATAAATGTGGACaacaatgtgttttaataaaatgatCTTGTTTCTAAGATGTCGCTGGGTTTTAGTTTAACACACAAATACTATATAATTCATAAGTTACAGTGGGAAATGTGTTTAATTATAATAGATAGGTAGGtggtttgtgtgtctgtttgtctacacctactggagtgtgtgtgtgtgtgtgtgtgtgtgtgtgtgtttcatctcaAAGATCACTGAGAGTCTATGTGATATACCAGTCTGCTGTGCATTGCCTGAGTGTGGACGGGGAGGGGCAGTGGAATGCCTGTGCTATTCTAGGCCACTGGCAGCAGTGGCTGTTGTGATAGTGTGCTCTGACTGCAGATGCACGTGCCTCAGATCACCTTTCACCACAAGGACTCTAGCCTGCAATTGCAATTGAATGAAAAGATCTTAGTATTTTGAGCAACCCATTGTGTaaagcaggtattcccaaactggggtacgcttACCCCTGGTAATGCCATCAGAGGTAcgtcaaataaaaatgtgattcgtgtaaaaaatatctatatatttttgtaaaaaaaactattcttcacattttcaaacagtccatttatattttccaacagggctacACATTTGTGTCGTTTTTTTTTTCTCGTCTAAgaagcctcgtttcactgccaaaaataaaattaaaccatctagtgttcagcgaaataataacacaatgtcaaatacagttAGCCTCGTCAAATAagtaacatccaatcacattaactgttactctctcgcgggaattccactaacggtctgtATGCAGCCAAACACAgatgctgctcattctgtttgatcgaaaattgataaatggttaaaaaaagtaaAGACACACACCaactctactggtagtactgcaactaccagcagtactacacctgtacctgtcgacgacacaagttgttctgcttccaggagcacatccaatgctagcatcagtaattctacatttgttgttagcccagctagcatggaaactgacagttgtgaatctgatgcagccgaagagctactgcccccttacccgggaaagcaccgaacaacagacagggacgttggaccatcgaagaggcgcaaatatgataagaactacattgatttggggttcacttatattgtgagtagtgcctttcctcggCCACAGTGTGCAAAatatgccaatttgaaaaataagctacaggagttttttgagcgagaattaagattacttttgagtagtaagacatgtataaaagcaacagataccattaataagaaggggctagaagcgtcttatatggtgagctaccgagtggctaggacaggcaagccccatactattgtggaggacttaattcttcctgctgccgcggatatggttgggacaatgctgggggaaaaggccaacaaaactatacagacaatgccttcatcaatcaacactgtttcacgacgcatcagtgacatactgtatgtgcaaAAGTattctcacaactcgatgaaaccttcactcttgcgcagacatttagaaacaaaacaagccaatttgaaaaataagccacaggagtttgaGTCCAGAATTAAGATGACATTTgtgtagtaagacatgtataaaagcaacagataccattaacaAGAAGGGTCTAGAAGCCAAAAACACTATACAGACAATGGCTTCATCAAACAACTCTGTTTCACGATGCATCATTGACaaggcaggagatgttttgaaacagttactgcttcgcatacaagccagtgaattctatgcattacagctggatgagtaaACAGACATGGCGGgtctggcacagctcctggtatatgtccgttacgttaacagggggtcaattaaggaagacatcctcttctacaaaccactggaaaccaggagaACAGCAGTGGATTTTTTAAAGTACTgtacagctttgtgacatcaaatggactttggtggccaagatgtgttggtatctgtactgatggtgcaaaagccatgacaggaagACATAATGGAGTGGTAacacgcgtgcaagcagttgctcccgacgccacttagGTACACCACttaggtacactgcagcatccactgagaggctcttgctgccaagggaatgcttGACAGCTttaaagatgttttggacactacagtgaaaatggttaactttgttaaagcaaggcccctgaacgcTCGTGTATTTTTGGGCAGCGAcaatgtaacgcttttacaacatacagaagtgcgctggttatcaaggggcaaagtattgagacgttttttgaattgagagacgagcttaaagttttctttactgaccatcattttcacttgtctgtcCGCTCGCACAATGACGAGtatctcacacgactggcctatatgggtaatgtttttttctcacctgcatgatctgaatctaggattacaggaactctctgcaactatattcaatgtgcgggacaaaattgaggctatgattaagaagttggagctcttctctgtctgcattaacaaggacaacacacatgtctttccatcattgtatgatttgtttgtgtgcaaatgaacccaagcttacggacaatgtcaaatgtgatatagcgaagcacctgagtgagttgggtgcacaTTTACGcgggtactttcccgaaacggttgacacaaacaactggattcattatccctttcatgccctgcctccagttcacttaccgatatctgaaattgaaattgcaacaagcggttctgtgaaaagccactgccagatttctggattgggctgtgctcagagtatcctgccttggcaattcgagctgttaagacactgatgccctttgcaaccacgtacctatgtgagagtggattctcggccctcactagcatgaaacaatacaggcacagactgtttGTGGaaaaagactgagactctctccaatataacccaacattgcagagttatgtgcatcctttcaagcacacccttctcattaacttgtggtgagttattcacaattgttGATGAACAAATGAGGTTTTAAATGtcagatggctaaataaagagcacaattattgattattattattcgtGCCCTgttcctataagagctctttgtcacttcccacgagccgggttgtgacaaactcacactcattcttatgttaaataaatgtatcgtaaagtgtgtgtgtggcaggcttacaacgatgacaaaaaacaacatttgagaatgCACTGACCCTGGTGCCAGAGGGGGTacggaggttgaatgtttgaaggggtacgggactataaaaagtttgggaaccactgatctatgTTATTTACATGGTCTCCATTAGGATATCTGTCTCATCCCAGCAATATTCCCACATTTGGCTAATCTCTATctgctgtattataccatgctctCTTTTTCCTCTGACTTCCCAGGAGGTCCACAAAGTGACACGAAGCATTATCGCCTCTCCCGCACCTGGTCTTCTCTATAAATCACTATTATAGATAGGATTTGTGGGATTCCCCATAATGGGTTTAGACTGCCTTAAAATAGATTCCTCTCTCAGTTATTGTCTTTTCAAATTGTGTTTATAGGTTTCGTGCTGCTACAATCAATAAATGGCAATCTATCCAATCCATCATACTGTTACTAGCTGTCTCTTTTGGAGTATTTTATCAATCATTGACAAAGTAACAATAAAAGCAAGCCATCCTGCATCCTTCGGCCTATAAACACCTTCCTgtgccacaaacacacacacagaagggaaCTTGAAAGTCTGCTTTTGAACCTCGGCaatatcagtgcccaacctcatcCTCAGACACAATAACTGGAAGTGATTAACAAGGTCTGCGACAGCCATCCCTTCACTGGGAACGCTGCAATTCCTTCCAGAACAACATGCCTCTTTCAATTCAGAGGATGGGCGAGTGACAACTAGAGACTCCTCCTGAAACTATTATGATACAAAGCCATAAAGCTCAAAAAGGTGGAGTCTCACTTGTGCTCAAATAAGTTGTTTCTGTTCGGGAAAAAAACAATATCAGTGAAGTGTTTTTAGGTAGGCAGAAGCATTTGTACTCACGTCAAATATGCAATTCACCCCATGGTTGGGGTGAACCATGATGCTATATGGGAGATATAATTCAGATGCTGTGGGGCTCTAGGCTAGATTGGATTGTTCCGCTTCCTAATATGTGTTACATACCAGAAAAATACCATTCATAAACAAGCTTGAGGATAAACATTTCCAAGTGAATCTAACCTTTGATAATCCTCAGGCAATTCTATAAGGAACATCTTCATGACAATACACACATAGCTTCTATGTGTGTATAGAACACGTGGAAAATAGTGGGGGCATCATCATTTAtttgtaatttgttttatttaactaggcaagtcagttaaacaaattcttatttacaatgacggcctaccccggccaaacccagacaacgctgggtcaattgtgtgccaccctatgggactcccaatcatggccagatgtgatacagcctggatttgaaccaggttaCTGTATTGATgccttttgcactgagatgcagtgccttagaccggtgcgccactcgggagccccaggaAAACCTTCTCCATCGTCTTGTAATTAATGTTCTTTGGGAATGTGTAAATATAGTTGCTCGCTCTTTTAGACAACTACGCAGAACGTAGACGGCGGATGTCAGCAAAAATGTTTGTGCTCAGGGACTCGAGAGATGACCTTCGGAGTTTCATGTCCCCTCCTTTTCCCCACAACAGAGATTAGTTCATGTCGTCATTCGTTCCTGCCTATTTCTAGGTACTTGGGAGTTGGGATACTTTGGAATCATTCGGAAACTCAAGCCTTCAATTTGCTCCTCCATAACTAGCTTTCAAG
The genomic region above belongs to Oncorhynchus mykiss isolate Arlee chromosome 3, USDA_OmykA_1.1, whole genome shotgun sequence and contains:
- the cited4b gene encoding cbp/p300-interacting transactivator 4b, which encodes MADHLMMPMNHSSVGGGLHGYRMGMNGGLQAGHQQHVVPQPGLRALPNGQMMHYGGGPQQQATMEVAMRQRQGMVGPVNGQLNGAQMGHHQMTSGNIMYNNGQAQQQHHPQHHHMSQQQQAQQHPQQQQQYMNGGLTSQQLMASMHLQKLNTQYHGHPLGPMNSNHMGNGAAQYRIGPAQLANMQQMAGPALALNGMDADMIDEEVLTSLVMELGLDRIQELPELFLGQNEFDFISDFVSKQLPSTVSC